One genomic window of Conger conger chromosome 9, fConCon1.1, whole genome shotgun sequence includes the following:
- the LOC133136369 gene encoding CMP-N-acetylneuraminate-beta-galactosamide-alpha-2,3-sialyltransferase 2-like, which yields MSCMILIIKYKILLQQMCACRQCISVEDEDPWFRKRFNTSISPLLSQKNAMLSDDTFKWWQRLQTKKNANYSAVVQKLFQVVPGEGHYNDSGPNRCRTCAVVGNSGNLKGSDYGALIDSNDFVIRMNKAPILGYEKDVGNRTTHRVMYPESATNLQKDTSLLLIPFKTLDLEWISSALTTGTVKRTRMRVMAKINADKNKVLIYNPTFLKYVYDVWLERHGKYPSTGFLTLMFAIHVCDEVNVFGFGASKDRTWQHYWETMKFLQSKPTGGHAGDYESITMKLLACKNKMKLFEGR from the exons ATGTCATGCATGATACTGATTATCAAGTATAAGATATTACTGcaacaaa TGTGTGCCTGCCGCCAGTGCATCTCTGTTGAGGATGAAGACCCCTGGTTCAGGAAGCGCTTTAACACGTCCATATCGCCGCTCTTGTCACAGAAGAACGCCATGCTGTCTGACGACACCTTTAAATGGTGGCAG AGGCTACAGACTAAGAAAAATGCCAACTACAGTGCTGTGGTGCAGAAACTATTCCAGGTCGTCCCTGGGGAGGGACATTACAACGACTCAGGGCCCAATCGCTGCAGGACTTGCGCTGTAGTCGGGAATTCTGGGAACCTCAAGGGATCTGATTACGGAGCcctcattgactccaatgacTTCGTCATAAG AATGAACAAAGCTCCCATTTTGGGCTATGAAAAGGATGTAGGGAACAGAACCACCCATCGTGTCATGTACCCAGAAAGTGCCACAAACCTGCAAAAGGACACAAGTCTGCTGCTGATACCATTCAAGACTTTGGATCTGGAGTGGATCTCTAGTGCTCTGACCACAGGCACTGTGAAACG CACCCGTATGCGTGTGATGGCCAAGATTAATGCAGACAAGAATAAG GTGTTAATATACAACCCCACGTTCTTAAAGTACGTCTATGATGTGTGGCTTGAACGCCATGGGAAATATCCCTCCACCGGCTTCTTAACCTTGATGTTCGCCATCCACGTATGTGATGAG gtgaatgtttttggatttggagCATCCAAGGACAGAACCTGGCAGCATTACTGGGAGACAATGAAATTTCTCCAGTCAAAGCCAACCGGAGGGCATGCTGGAGACTATGAGTCCATCACCATGAAGCTGCTggcctgtaaaaataaaatgaagttgTTTGAAGGGAGATGA